Part of the Candidatus Krumholzibacteriia bacterium genome is shown below.
GGAATCAGCGACGACGGCGGTTTCAGGAACAGGACCGGTTCGCCCTCGATCTCGTTGCCCAGCTCGCGGGCGTGGGCGGCGTAGTTGCGGCCGATGCACACGATCTTGCCCGGTCCCACGCAGGCGGCGCGGGGCAGATCGGGGTCGAGCAGGTCGCCCACCGTGCAGCGCCCGAAGACGTCGTCCACCGAGCGGATCTCGCCGCCCACGGCGGTGGCCCACACCGGTCCGGCGATGGGATCGACCACCCGGAACAGGCGCTGCGCGTGCATGGTGTCTTCCTTTCGTGGGATTGATCGTCCTTCGGGCCATTGCTAGAGTTCCGCGGACCCGATTCGTGGAGGACATTCGTGGCCGGTCGCTACCGTGGCAACCATCTCGCCCTGCACGAGGAGATCGTGCTCCTCGCCCTCGAAGATCGCAAGGGCACGTTCCAGTGGTCCATGCCCTCACCCGTGCTCGGCGGGGCGATCTTCGCCGACCTGCTCGTGAACGAGCGGGTCGAGATCCCCGACACCGACGAGAAGGATCCCCTGATCGACGTGGTCGACGACGAGCCGCTGGGCAATCCCGTGCTCGACGAGGCCCTCGAGCGCGTGGCCACCGCGAAACGGCGTGCCCGGCTCACGCACTGGGTCTCGCGTTTCGGCAACAAGCGGGGGGTTCCGCACGAGATCGCGCGTGAGCTGTGCCGGCGCGGGATCCTGCGCGAGGACGAGCAGTCCGTACTGTTCTTCTTCCGGCGTAGGGTGTTCCCCGAGGTGAATCCGGTGCCCGAACGCCGATTGAAGGCCCGGCTGGAGAAGGCCATCTTCGGGGAAGGAACCGTGGACGAGAACACGGCGGTGCTGATCGCCCTGGCGAACACGGCCGACGTCCTGAAACACGCCTTCGAGTCGCAGCGGCTGAAGCGGCGCAAGAAGCGCGTCGAGCGGATCACCGAGGACCAGCCCGTCGGGAAGGCGGCCAAGCAAC
Proteins encoded:
- a CDS encoding GPP34 family phosphoprotein translates to MAGRYRGNHLALHEEIVLLALEDRKGTFQWSMPSPVLGGAIFADLLVNERVEIPDTDEKDPLIDVVDDEPLGNPVLDEALERVATAKRRARLTHWVSRFGNKRGVPHEIARELCRRGILREDEQSVLFFFRRRVFPEVNPVPERRLKARLEKAIFGEGTVDENTAVLIALANTADVLKHAFESQRLKRRKKRVERITEDQPVGKAAKQLVDAAVVALLTTVTTTSIVTSS